Proteins found in one Labrenzia sp. VG12 genomic segment:
- the msrA gene encoding peptide-methionine (S)-S-oxide reductase MsrA, whose amino-acid sequence MLPLSLAALLAGVGAITTAKAETAILAGGCFWCVESDLEKLPGVRDVVSGYAGGNTQNPTYKNYERGGHREVVKVDFDETRISYADLVGVFLRTIDVTDAGGQFCDRGFGYSSAIYPLDEAQARQAEAEIAKAEQALGGKVVTPVEAPAVFWPAEDYHQSYYKSPVRTLTRFGYVTRADAYKGYRKGCGRDARVNAVWGKEAYKGLPKAGS is encoded by the coding sequence ATGCTGCCGCTATCTCTTGCCGCCCTTCTTGCCGGAGTGGGCGCGATTACAACTGCCAAGGCTGAAACCGCCATTCTGGCGGGAGGCTGTTTCTGGTGCGTGGAGTCGGATCTGGAGAAGCTGCCCGGGGTTCGTGACGTGGTGTCCGGCTATGCCGGTGGCAACACCCAGAACCCGACTTACAAGAACTACGAGCGCGGTGGTCATCGCGAAGTGGTCAAGGTGGATTTCGACGAAACCAGGATCAGCTACGCCGACCTTGTCGGCGTGTTTCTTCGCACCATCGATGTGACGGATGCCGGGGGCCAGTTCTGTGATCGCGGCTTTGGCTACTCTTCCGCGATCTATCCGCTGGATGAGGCTCAGGCCAGACAGGCAGAAGCCGAAATTGCAAAGGCAGAACAGGCGCTTGGTGGCAAGGTGGTCACACCGGTCGAGGCGCCCGCGGTTTTCTGGCCGGCGGAAGACTACCACCAGAGCTACTACAAGAGCCCTGTGCGGACGTTGACCCGGTTTGGCTATGTCACGCGTGCAGACGCCTACAAGGGATATCGCAAGGGCTGCGGCCGCGATGCGCGGGTCAATGCAGTCTGGGGCAAGGAGGCCTACAAGGGATTGCCGAAGGCCGGTTCCTGA